The genomic DNA CTTGCGTTCTTCATCGCCGTGGCCTTCTTCGGCTGCACACGAAAGATCGAGGATGAGACTCCACCCCCCAATATCAATCTTCTCCTGCATCCTCTCCTTCCCTCCGTCTCTCTGACCCTGGAACCTTCCGGAAGCCGCCCTCCTTTCCGCTGGGAGTTTCTCCAACCCACGTCACGGGGCTTCGCCACCACGCAGTACCGCTGGATCCGAAATGCAGAGGTTTCCGGCATCCTTTTCGCCGAGGATTCAGTGGCCCAGGGGGGAAGCGGCAATCTGATCTTGGCCACCGAGGAGGGACTCCTCATCGCCCTCGGCCGAATCAGGGATGGCCGCACTCTCATCATGGACGGTTATTTTTTCAAGTTTCCGGCCCAGCTAGGCGAGACCTATGAAATGAATTCCTACATCACGAAATGGACGGGAGGACGCCGCGGCCTGGGCCAGGCGTCCACTCCCCGAGGCGCACCCGAGCCAGTGGTCAAAGTCTCGCGCGAAAAGATCGATACGGCGCGCGGTGAGCAGGAGGTGGTGGTCTACTCGCTCATGCGCCACGACCCCGAGCAGGGCGACTACGAATCGAAATGGTATTTCCACGTCGGCGAAGGGCTCGTGCGGGCCGTGAACTCCGATCACCTCGGTCAGATCCTCGTGCAAAAGGGATTCGAATCCCCCGCCGAGCTCGGCCAACGCGCCGCGATTCGGAAGGCGTCCCATCCCAACCGGCCCTGACTGGAGGCATCATGATTCACCCCATCTCGTATCTGATCCTGTCGCTTCTCATCCTCCTCCCCGCATCGCTCGCGCGCGCCCAATCCGCTCCAAACCCGATCGATCTCGTCAGGCTCACCGTGCGTGTCACCGCCATCAACGCCGAGGACACGGACGGCGGGATGTGCCCAAACGAAGTTTATTTCGTCGGTTGCGTGCGACCGAAACCGTCCGGGGCGACGCCGGCCGGATGGACGTGCATGAGCACGAAAAACGAGCCGGTTCCCGTAACCTGCGGCGACGCCGGGGATGGACTCGATCCCAGCCGGCTGAGCGGCCTCGACGTGCGTTTCGAACCCGCCGTTCCCAAGGGACCGGACATCCAGATCGTTATTCAGGCCTGGGAGGCGGACCCGATCAGTTACGATCAGTGGGATCTCGATCCCACCGGTGGGGATCGGGATATGAATCTGGACCTCACGTACAACACCGATACTCGAAAGTGGTCCGGTGATACCTCGGAATCGTTCTTCGGTCCGGGCGATTCGCCCTCGATCTGGCGGCGGGCCAAGGTCTGGTTCACTATCTCTTCGCCCGCGGAAACGCCCGCCACCGCCGAGCCGCCCGTCATCGATCCGACGATCGTCATGGAGGAGCCGCCCCCGCCTGCGCCGGACATCCAGGTTCCGCCTCCCCCACCCACGATGCCCGATTTCGACGCGGAATCCGCCTACACGTATTCGTCTCCGATTCTTGCCCAGCCCACATTCGGATATGACCCATCGCAGTTGTCCACCGCGCCATCCACGCCGCCTCCACCGCCCGCCCAGGGCGAGGAACCGACGACACCACAGCCCCCGGACACCGAACCGGCGGACGATGCGATCCTCGGCGAAGAACCGCCGGCCAAGGACGAGGAACCGCCGCTCACGATCCCCGACGGACTCGGCGTGGCCCGCGCGACATCCAATTCCGTGATTCTTCATCTCCCCGCTCCCTCCTCCGTGATTTTGGTTCCGGAACCCGGGGCAGCGGAGGGGGTCCTCGTGGCGCAGGGTGAGGGCCTACAGGTCGTCACGGGGCTCGCCCCCTCCGCGGACTATTTCTTTCGCGTCGATGAAGCGGTGCTCCACGCCCGCACCGTGGGCGGCCCTCGCGCCAAGCTCGACACAACCGTCCGCGAGGTCCACGGCTACGCCCCCAACATCCTGATGATCGTCGTGGCCAATCCAGGGGCCGCCTACAGGAGCGACAAGCTCCAGGGCAATCTCGGTCCCCTCTGGCAGGCCGGACCGTGGACCGTGAAGCGCCGGGACGGTTCGGCGATCAAGGTCCTGCGCGTCCATCGCCATTCCATAACCGTGAGTCAGCCTGACTACAAGGTAGGCTATTCGCTAGACAGCGACATCAACATCGTTGACGTCGACCACCGCCTTTTCCTGGTCCTCGAACAGGCCATCGGCAGCCCGGACATTCTCGAAATCAGCGGCCCAATGGGTCTGCATTTTGTCCTGCCGTTCAGCGACCGTTACCTGGAAACGCCCGTCATCCAGCTTAACCAGGTGGGCTACAGCCCTCGCGCCACCGAGCGATACGCGTACGTCTCCGGCTGGATGGGCAACGGTGGGCCTCTTTCGCTCGCGAATTTCCCTGCCTCGGCCGAAATGATATCGGACTCGGGCAGCGTCACCCCGCTCGCCCTCGAGCCGCGGGCCGCTCGCGACTCCGACGCCGGCACCGAGGTCCACCAAATCTCTCTCGCCTCGGTTCCCCCCGCCGAGGGCGTGCGTTATCGCGTACGGATCCCCGGCGTGGGCGTCTCATGGCCGACGCAGGTCAGCGAGACCGCCGTGTTCAAGTCGTTCTACACCGTCATGCGAGGGCTGACGTACAACCGATGGGGGCGAAAGCTCGATGCCTCGTGGACGGAGTTCGGCCCCCGGCCGTCCGACCATCCGACCGTGTTCACTTCGGACACCGCGAACTGGACCGACTTCCATCGTGAGAACACGCCCCAAACCGGCGAGCGTGCCATGGTGGGGGGGCACCACGACGCCGGCGATTTCGACATCCGTCCCTCGCACACCATCGTCGGCCTGTTCCTCATGCGCGCGTTCGAGAATCATCCGGACTTTTTCCCTGATCGCCAGCTCACGATTCCCGAGAGCGGCAACGGCATCCCCGATCTTCTGGACGAGGCGCTCTGGAGCCTCGCCGGGTGGGAGCATCTCCAGGAGGCGGACGGCGGCGTTCGGCAAGGCGTGGAGTCCTACCGGCATCCCTGGGGCATCTACTATGCCGACACTGAGCCGCTCCCATACTGGACGTATTCGCGGGAGGCCAACCACACCATGCGCGTCGCCGGCCTCTTCGCCCAGGCCTCGCGACTGATTCAACCCTATGACGAGAAGCGGGCGGCCATGCTCCGGGCGCGCGCGCTGGCGGCGTGGAGTTGGGCCGTCACGCACGGGGCAAGCGCCGGTCCGAAGTTCTACGCCGCGGGCGAACTCTACCGCCTCACCGGCGAACTGTC from Nitrospirota bacterium includes the following:
- a CDS encoding glycoside hydrolase family 9 protein, with the protein product MIHPISYLILSLLILLPASLARAQSAPNPIDLVRLTVRVTAINAEDTDGGMCPNEVYFVGCVRPKPSGATPAGWTCMSTKNEPVPVTCGDAGDGLDPSRLSGLDVRFEPAVPKGPDIQIVIQAWEADPISYDQWDLDPTGGDRDMNLDLTYNTDTRKWSGDTSESFFGPGDSPSIWRRAKVWFTISSPAETPATAEPPVIDPTIVMEEPPPPAPDIQVPPPPPTMPDFDAESAYTYSSPILAQPTFGYDPSQLSTAPSTPPPPPAQGEEPTTPQPPDTEPADDAILGEEPPAKDEEPPLTIPDGLGVARATSNSVILHLPAPSSVILVPEPGAAEGVLVAQGEGLQVVTGLAPSADYFFRVDEAVLHARTVGGPRAKLDTTVREVHGYAPNILMIVVANPGAAYRSDKLQGNLGPLWQAGPWTVKRRDGSAIKVLRVHRHSITVSQPDYKVGYSLDSDINIVDVDHRLFLVLEQAIGSPDILEISGPMGLHFVLPFSDRYLETPVIQLNQVGYSPRATERYAYVSGWMGNGGPLSLANFPASAEMISDSGSVTPLALEPRAARDSDAGTEVHQISLASVPPAEGVRYRVRIPGVGVSWPTQVSETAVFKSFYTVMRGLTYNRWGRKLDASWTEFGPRPSDHPTVFTSDTANWTDFHRENTPQTGERAMVGGHHDAGDFDIRPSHTIVGLFLMRAFENHPDFFPDRQLTIPESGNGIPDLLDEALWSLAGWEHLQEADGGVRQGVESYRHPWGIYYADTEPLPYWTYSREANHTMRVAGLFAQASRLIQPYDEKRAAMLRARALAAWSWAVTHGASAGPKFYAAGELYRLTGELSFRNIYDTLWMLSDWSSAVITASVFPWFSSYMIPVQPALIDYLLGYMGGAAPKASIVAEILANLTKRANDSAAAVNGLHAHRNGRPASYGTDWGAGTAVGEYVIPAIQRLQFGGLSTVEEQSYINALSLSADYILGANPNGMVWMTALGSHYPREPLHLDTLSFLKDGQGLLPGIPVYGPIVSAPMVWYYEAPKAGFYPDFGDQPLGRRFVDSRTFVNTSEFDNTVQARHAELFAALLGAPTMPPASWLPGGSDHKSTLP